From the Xyrauchen texanus isolate HMW12.3.18 chromosome 49, RBS_HiC_50CHRs, whole genome shotgun sequence genome, one window contains:
- the LOC127640287 gene encoding 40S ribosomal protein S27-like, whose amino-acid sequence MYLFLLKQLAKELLNPSFDFERRQHKKKRLVQSPNSYFMDVKCPGCYKITAVFSHAQTVVLCVGCSTVLCQPTGGKARLTEGGSFRRKQH is encoded by the exons atgtatttgtttcttCTGAAACAGCTGGCCAAAGAACTGCTCAACCCTTCCTTTGATTTCGAGAGAAGACAGCACAAGAAGAAGAGACTTGTGCAAAGTCCCAACTCTTACTTCATGGATGTGAAATGTCCAG GTTGTTATAAGATCACAGCAGTGTTTAGTCATGCACAGACAGTAGTGCTGTGTGTTGGGTGTTCAACTGTGCTGTGCCAGCCCACAGGAGGGAAAGCCAGGCTCACTGAGG GTGGTTCTTTCAGAAGAAAGCAACACTGA